A genomic segment from Lignipirellula cremea encodes:
- a CDS encoding DUF1559 family PulG-like putative transporter, with product MKNSSLRQGGFTLVELLVVISIISLLAALAVPAVMQARISALIAETINNGRNLGGAVQRYTQVKQFYPPSLSDEGPNSVDWPWTARILKELDQEPMYNVLKASPDLSAASGPGLVIPIFMAATDSGSDEEPTLSWGANVGLPDGTSRDSKGNGIFHDTRNEVGPTGGTALSGPKVTMNEADVKDGLATTIMLAENHNLGYWTNTSGDWATGITWQVKKTSPVPFNEDMDAPIDVSHSRPASHMSRAFAAVMCDGSVRKFASDIDYPVYCQLMTPNGKLAASLLPATAPASSGMTAAEYAGFKLKQTTPIRELDLEE from the coding sequence ATGAAAAATTCATCATTACGCCAGGGCGGCTTCACGCTGGTCGAGCTGCTTGTGGTTATTTCGATTATCAGCCTGCTGGCCGCACTGGCAGTGCCGGCTGTCATGCAGGCCCGCATTTCCGCCCTGATTGCAGAAACGATCAATAACGGTCGGAACCTGGGCGGCGCCGTCCAGCGGTACACCCAGGTGAAGCAGTTCTATCCGCCGTCGCTGTCCGACGAAGGACCGAACTCGGTGGACTGGCCCTGGACCGCACGGATCCTGAAGGAACTGGACCAGGAGCCGATGTACAACGTGCTCAAAGCCAGCCCCGATCTGAGCGCCGCCAGCGGCCCCGGTCTGGTGATCCCCATCTTCATGGCCGCGACCGATTCAGGATCCGATGAAGAACCGACCCTCAGCTGGGGCGCCAACGTCGGCTTGCCCGACGGGACTTCCCGCGATTCTAAAGGAAACGGCATCTTCCATGATACTCGCAATGAGGTCGGCCCTACCGGCGGCACAGCCCTCAGTGGGCCCAAGGTGACCATGAACGAAGCCGACGTAAAAGACGGCCTCGCCACCACGATCATGCTGGCCGAGAACCACAACCTGGGCTACTGGACCAACACCAGCGGCGACTGGGCGACCGGCATCACCTGGCAGGTCAAGAAAACGTCGCCAGTCCCGTTCAACGAAGATATGGACGCCCCGATCGACGTCAGCCATTCCCGCCCGGCCAGCCACATGTCGCGCGCGTTTGCCGCCGTCATGTGCGACGGCTCGGTCCGAAAGTTTGCGTCCGATATTGATTACCCTGTCTATTGCCAGCTGATGACGCCCAACGGCAAACTGGCCGCCTCGCTGCTGCCGGCCACGGCCCCCGCCAGTTCCGGCATGACGGCCGCCGAGTACGCCGGGTTCAAATTGAAGCAGACCACGCCGATTCGTGAGCTCGACCTCGAAGAATAA
- a CDS encoding STAS domain-containing protein, which translates to MQGISPEWQVETERGPDWVFMRLHGSEGNLAEKVWDVLQKGFVYRVVLEFDEAARMQSTQIGQLVDLRKRISDHSGVLRLCGLSDASRSALAATKLSQQLPVFDCRHDAVMGAAKPR; encoded by the coding sequence ATGCAGGGTATTTCCCCGGAGTGGCAGGTAGAAACAGAACGTGGTCCCGACTGGGTTTTTATGCGGTTGCATGGATCCGAAGGGAATCTGGCGGAGAAAGTGTGGGACGTTCTGCAGAAAGGCTTTGTATATCGGGTGGTGCTGGAGTTCGACGAAGCAGCCCGCATGCAAAGCACCCAGATCGGCCAGCTGGTCGATTTGCGAAAGCGGATCAGCGACCACAGCGGCGTGTTGCGTTTGTGCGGCCTGTCCGACGCCAGTCGTTCGGCTTTAGCAGCGACGAAGCTCTCGCAGCAATTGCCGGTGTTTGATTGTCGCCACGACGCCGTCATGGGCGCCGCCAAGCCGCGCTAG
- a CDS encoding SMI1/KNR4 family protein, whose translation MRARAGDDIGAIAKGLFLKRNGFWLVTPRPTLQRSSEEQAFLEMIALAETPGDELLVYADWLEDRGDPAAGLLRHHYYMLQLSPANPILPTYVKEEERLKRLCDRKWWKRYEEALGPAGDFLFWKRLYARKTILLDAEERIARLADREESLRLCERELGFTLPQSYKTFLAVFGPAEIGGFFRVLAPYSSSSLPEAWDLIEANRWIRTSQAWTQSHTAARVRELILFSQTSAGDQFFWDAANLTSKATGEYAIYIQSRSEPTGQLQYLTSTFRRYVRSICLGTGFLRVAGGIWRRARPPQCIAPQLREKIA comes from the coding sequence ATGCGCGCCAGGGCAGGCGATGATATCGGCGCTATCGCGAAGGGACTGTTTCTCAAACGTAACGGATTCTGGCTGGTGACGCCCCGCCCCACATTACAACGGAGCAGCGAGGAACAGGCGTTCCTTGAAATGATCGCGCTGGCGGAAACGCCCGGCGATGAACTGCTGGTATACGCCGACTGGCTGGAAGATCGCGGCGACCCCGCGGCCGGCCTGCTGCGGCATCATTATTACATGCTGCAGCTGTCCCCCGCGAACCCCATTCTGCCGACCTACGTGAAGGAAGAAGAACGCCTCAAACGGCTGTGCGACCGGAAGTGGTGGAAACGGTACGAAGAAGCCCTCGGCCCCGCTGGCGACTTCCTGTTCTGGAAACGGCTGTACGCCCGGAAGACGATCCTGCTCGACGCCGAGGAACGGATCGCCCGGCTGGCCGACCGGGAGGAATCCCTGCGGCTGTGCGAACGGGAACTGGGCTTCACGCTGCCGCAATCGTACAAGACGTTTCTGGCCGTGTTCGGCCCGGCCGAGATCGGCGGTTTCTTCCGCGTCCTGGCGCCGTATTCGTCGTCGTCGCTGCCGGAAGCCTGGGATCTGATCGAAGCGAACCGCTGGATCCGCACCTCGCAAGCCTGGACCCAGTCGCATACGGCCGCCCGGGTGCGGGAGTTGATCCTGTTCAGCCAGACCTCCGCCGGCGACCAGTTTTTCTGGGACGCCGCCAATCTGACCAGCAAAGCGACGGGCGAGTACGCCATTTACATCCAGTCCCGCAGCGAACCGACCGGCCAGCTGCAGTATTTGACCAGCACCTTCCGGCGGTACGTCCGCAGTATTTGCCTGGGGACCGGCTTCCTGCGCGTGGCCGGCGGAATCTGGCGACGGGCCCGTCCTCCGCAGTGCATCGCTCCCCAGTTGCGGGAAAAAATCGCCTGA
- a CDS encoding alpha/beta hydrolase family protein produces the protein MAIHQGAARPLTLLLAFMLYSGNFVIQAAGEEPGSSEIRLRYHTPPAWSPPEMKRQHDYDLPSLLTGESPVTTADQWREVARPRLLESWRRILGKIEPAAADMQWFGDVTQAKTIRVEQKEGYRRVELTIPLEKDFFQNHLLLLPDGEGPFPAVIAWTSTSPDYQQPEEWWGVWLAQHGYVVLTSWAFIRHYRDDTSYRNGASEKVYERFGRWLPLAKMAHDASRQAEYLRSLPQVDPDRLGFIGFSLSAKSALYVGAFDPEFKAVVSIDPHLAMHGATNYESPWYLDWRRPFEDINTPDYPVKELRGTVWSLLDADPQRPGFEHNHHELLALCAPRAMLVIGCSADKESASHSDDRQSIAYYLRAREVYRLLGADDHLQYLPLTEGHQAVSPAINAAWQAFFQKHLQPGE, from the coding sequence ATGGCAATCCACCAAGGAGCGGCCCGTCCGCTGACGCTTTTACTGGCGTTCATGCTGTACAGCGGGAACTTCGTGATTCAGGCGGCCGGGGAAGAGCCCGGTTCGTCCGAAATACGGTTGCGCTATCATACGCCGCCGGCATGGTCTCCGCCCGAAATGAAGCGACAGCACGATTACGATCTGCCCTCGCTGCTGACAGGAGAGTCGCCGGTCACCACGGCGGACCAGTGGCGGGAAGTGGCCCGGCCGCGTCTGCTGGAAAGCTGGCGCCGGATCCTGGGAAAGATTGAGCCTGCCGCCGCCGACATGCAATGGTTTGGCGACGTCACCCAGGCGAAAACGATTCGCGTGGAGCAGAAAGAGGGTTACCGGCGAGTCGAACTGACGATTCCGCTGGAGAAGGATTTCTTCCAGAATCATCTGCTGCTGTTGCCCGACGGAGAGGGGCCGTTTCCGGCGGTGATCGCCTGGACGTCGACCTCGCCCGATTACCAGCAGCCCGAAGAGTGGTGGGGCGTCTGGCTGGCGCAACACGGTTATGTAGTGCTGACCAGCTGGGCATTCATCCGCCATTACCGGGACGATACGAGCTATCGCAACGGGGCCAGCGAGAAAGTCTACGAACGCTTCGGCCGTTGGTTGCCCCTGGCCAAAATGGCGCACGATGCTTCCCGCCAGGCCGAGTATCTGCGGTCGCTGCCGCAGGTCGATCCGGACCGGCTGGGCTTTATCGGCTTCTCGCTTAGCGCCAAGAGTGCGCTGTATGTGGGCGCTTTTGACCCGGAGTTCAAAGCGGTTGTGTCAATCGATCCGCACCTGGCGATGCATGGCGCGACCAATTACGAGTCGCCCTGGTATCTGGACTGGCGGCGGCCGTTTGAGGATATCAACACGCCCGACTATCCGGTCAAGGAGTTACGCGGAACGGTGTGGAGCCTGCTGGATGCCGATCCGCAGCGGCCCGGTTTTGAGCATAACCACCACGAGTTGCTGGCCCTGTGCGCGCCGCGGGCGATGCTGGTGATTGGTTGTTCGGCCGACAAGGAATCGGCATCGCATTCCGACGACCGGCAGAGTATCGCGTATTATCTGCGAGCGCGGGAAGTTTATCGTTTACTAGGGGCGGACGATCACCTGCAGTATCTGCCGCTGACCGAAGGGCATCAGGCGGTCAGCCCGGCGATCAACGCCGCCTGGCAGGCATTCTTTCAAAAGCATCTGCAGCCGGGCGAGTAG
- a CDS encoding CTP synthase translates to MTKHIFVTGGVVSSLGKGLTSASIGMLLEQRGLRVRMQKLDPYINVDPGTMSPYQHGEVYVLDDGSETDLDLGHYERFTHSPLTRDANYTTGQIYLSVIEKERRGEFLGKTVQVIPHVTNEIKSVIRKLADPDVDVVITEIGGTVGDIESLPFLEAIRQFSLDAGKENCLYIHLTLVPYLKAAGELKTKPTQHSVGLMRQIGIQPDILICRTERSIAREDREKMALFCNVPTNCVIEEKDKDFSIYEVPLSLVENQLDDLILQKLHLAGGELDLRDWRELLRRLRNPQHEISIAVVGKYAQHKDAYKSIYEALDHAGIRHQAQVRIGRIQSEDIESEGPERLLAGYDGILVPGGFGERGVEGKVQAVRYARERKLPYFGICLGMQCAAIEFGRNVIGLENAHSSEFDKNSPHPVICLLDEQRNIVDKGGTMRLGAQDTVLQEGSHAAAAYGEELINERHRHRYEFNNTYRQQFEAHGMTFSGLSPDGKLVEIIEVVDHPWFVAVQFHPEFKSKPTAAHPLFAGFIAAAVERKKNRGEKKTEGVQG, encoded by the coding sequence ATGACCAAACACATCTTCGTCACCGGCGGCGTTGTCAGCTCGCTCGGCAAGGGACTCACCAGTGCTTCCATCGGCATGCTGCTGGAACAGCGCGGCCTGAGGGTGCGCATGCAAAAGCTGGATCCGTACATCAACGTCGATCCCGGCACCATGAGCCCTTACCAGCACGGCGAAGTCTATGTGCTCGACGACGGCAGCGAAACCGATCTCGACCTGGGCCATTACGAGCGGTTCACCCATAGCCCGCTCACCCGCGACGCCAACTACACCACCGGTCAGATTTATCTGTCCGTCATTGAGAAGGAACGCCGGGGCGAGTTCCTGGGGAAAACCGTTCAGGTGATTCCCCATGTGACCAATGAGATCAAGTCGGTCATCCGCAAGCTGGCCGATCCCGATGTCGATGTCGTCATCACCGAAATCGGCGGCACCGTCGGCGATATTGAAAGCCTGCCGTTCCTGGAAGCAATCCGACAGTTCTCGCTCGACGCCGGCAAAGAGAATTGCCTGTACATTCATCTCACGCTCGTCCCGTACCTGAAGGCGGCCGGCGAACTGAAAACCAAGCCAACGCAGCACTCCGTCGGCCTGATGCGACAGATCGGCATCCAGCCCGACATTCTGATCTGTCGCACGGAGCGTTCCATCGCCCGCGAGGATCGGGAGAAGATGGCTCTGTTCTGCAACGTGCCGACCAACTGCGTCATCGAAGAGAAGGACAAAGACTTCTCCATTTACGAAGTACCATTGTCGCTGGTGGAGAACCAGCTGGACGACCTGATCCTGCAGAAGCTCCACCTGGCCGGCGGCGAGCTCGACCTCCGCGACTGGCGGGAACTGCTAAGGCGACTCCGCAATCCCCAGCACGAAATCAGCATCGCCGTGGTCGGCAAGTACGCACAACATAAAGACGCCTACAAGTCGATCTACGAAGCGCTCGATCACGCCGGCATCCGCCACCAGGCGCAAGTCCGCATCGGCCGCATCCAGAGCGAAGATATCGAAAGCGAAGGCCCGGAGCGACTGCTGGCCGGTTACGACGGCATCCTGGTGCCGGGCGGCTTTGGCGAACGCGGCGTCGAAGGCAAAGTGCAGGCCGTCCGCTATGCTCGCGAAAGAAAACTGCCGTACTTCGGCATCTGCCTGGGCATGCAATGCGCGGCGATCGAGTTCGGCCGGAATGTGATCGGCCTGGAAAACGCGCACTCTTCGGAGTTCGACAAAAACTCGCCGCACCCGGTCATCTGCCTGCTCGACGAACAGCGGAACATCGTCGACAAAGGCGGCACCATGCGGCTGGGCGCCCAGGATACGGTGCTGCAGGAAGGCTCGCACGCTGCCGCGGCCTATGGCGAAGAACTGATCAACGAACGGCATCGCCACCGCTATGAATTCAACAACACCTATCGCCAGCAGTTTGAAGCCCATGGGATGACCTTCAGCGGCCTGAGCCCCGACGGCAAACTGGTGGAGATCATCGAGGTGGTCGACCATCCCTGGTTTGTCGCCGTGCAGTTCCACCCCGAATTCAAGTCGAAACCCACCGCCGCACATCCGCTCTTCGCCGGCTTCATCGCCGCCGCGGTCGAACGAAAAAAGAACCGCGGCGAGAAAAAAACCGAAGGCGTTCAAGGCTAA
- a CDS encoding ammonium transporter encodes MNLSLFNFSKWTLLVGVMGVALTLASAVLAQDAVSGQETDTADASEGALTPDTEAAAADEEAAAADEEAAVAETKLADMTSEELTAKLAELYLLADGEGLAVSTIYGDADTLWTCLAAFLVFFMQAGFALVECGFTRAKNACNIIMKNAMDFSLGTMLFWFVGFGFMFGTTNGWIGTSNFFYEGVSGFDWAFLLFQTVFCATAATIVSGAMAERTKFTSYLIYTVAITVFVYPIYGGWAWGSLVGDTGAGWLEGGGAPIAWTGKGFIDFAGSTVVHSIGGWCALAGAIVIGPRIGKYSKDGKVNPIPGHNIPLAALGVFILWLGWFGFNPGSTTAIGEGSFAKVAVATNLAAAAGAISAMITSWIAFKKPDPSFTLNGALAGLVAITAGCANLEMPMATLTGLIGGVLVVLAVVFFDRLKIDDPVGAISVHGVCGLWGTLAVGLFMPVDGLLMGGGAMQFMAQVVGAGAAFLWAFPVSLVIFLALKFSPLGLRVSAEEEVEGLDITEHGMHAYPPSLISEGLAGTAPVPAGAYSSSSVAQPATEA; translated from the coding sequence ATGAATTTGAGTCTGTTTAATTTCAGCAAATGGACACTCCTCGTAGGGGTGATGGGGGTAGCACTGACGCTCGCGTCGGCTGTACTAGCGCAGGATGCCGTAAGCGGTCAGGAGACCGATACGGCCGACGCGAGTGAAGGTGCGCTTACCCCAGATACCGAAGCGGCCGCTGCAGATGAAGAAGCAGCGGCGGCTGACGAAGAGGCCGCGGTGGCCGAGACGAAGCTGGCCGATATGACGTCGGAAGAACTGACGGCCAAACTGGCCGAACTGTATCTTCTGGCGGACGGCGAGGGGTTGGCGGTAAGCACTATCTATGGCGACGCAGATACGCTGTGGACCTGTCTTGCGGCCTTCCTGGTGTTCTTCATGCAAGCGGGCTTTGCCCTGGTGGAGTGTGGTTTCACTCGCGCCAAAAATGCTTGCAATATCATTATGAAGAACGCCATGGACTTCTCTCTGGGCACCATGCTGTTCTGGTTTGTCGGTTTTGGGTTCATGTTCGGCACGACCAACGGCTGGATCGGAACCTCGAACTTCTTTTATGAGGGAGTTTCCGGCTTCGACTGGGCATTTCTCCTCTTCCAGACCGTGTTCTGCGCCACCGCCGCCACGATTGTGTCGGGCGCCATGGCCGAACGCACCAAGTTTACCTCTTATCTGATCTATACCGTGGCTATCACGGTCTTTGTTTATCCGATCTACGGCGGCTGGGCCTGGGGCAGCCTGGTGGGTGACACGGGAGCTGGCTGGCTCGAAGGCGGCGGTGCTCCGATCGCCTGGACGGGCAAGGGCTTTATTGACTTTGCCGGCTCGACCGTGGTGCACTCCATCGGTGGCTGGTGTGCTCTGGCCGGCGCCATTGTGATTGGCCCGCGTATCGGCAAGTACAGCAAAGACGGCAAGGTCAACCCGATCCCGGGCCATAACATTCCGCTGGCCGCCCTGGGCGTGTTCATCTTGTGGCTCGGATGGTTTGGTTTTAACCCGGGTAGCACGACCGCCATCGGTGAAGGTTCGTTCGCGAAAGTCGCGGTCGCCACTAACCTGGCCGCTGCGGCCGGCGCCATCAGTGCGATGATCACCTCTTGGATTGCTTTCAAGAAACCTGACCCCTCGTTCACCCTGAACGGCGCCCTGGCTGGCCTCGTGGCGATCACCGCCGGCTGTGCCAACCTGGAAATGCCGATGGCGACCCTGACCGGTCTGATCGGTGGTGTGCTGGTGGTGCTCGCGGTGGTCTTCTTTGACCGCTTGAAGATCGACGATCCGGTCGGCGCCATCTCGGTGCACGGCGTGTGCGGCCTCTGGGGCACGCTGGCTGTCGGCCTGTTCATGCCGGTAGACGGCTTGCTCATGGGCGGCGGTGCAATGCAGTTCATGGCCCAAGTGGTCGGAGCGGGAGCGGCCTTCCTGTGGGCTTTCCCGGTCAGCCTAGTCATCTTCCTGGCTTTGAAATTCAGCCCCCTTGGCTTGCGAGTCAGTGCGGAAGAAGAAGTCGAAGGCCTCGATATCACGGAACACGGCATGCACGCTTATCCTCCGAGTCTGATCTCGGAAGGGTTGGCTGGCACCGCCCCGGTTCCCGCCGGAGCCTACTCGAGCTCTTCGGTCGCCCAGCCGGCGACGGAAGCTTAA
- a CDS encoding EF-hand domain-containing protein — protein MKKWFVSGMMLAGILVAGAATLHAEDGKEEGRRGGPRGEDFRKKMMEKFDADGDGKLSEEERAKAHEAFRAHMGKDMEARRAEMMKKFDTDGDGKLSDDEKAKAREAFQGRMGDFASRRADAIKKFDADGDGTLNEEERGKAREAFHAEMLKKFDTDGNGELSEEERSKARASFGQRGGERGGRRGGPRGEKKAE, from the coding sequence ATGAAAAAATGGTTTGTTAGCGGTATGATGCTGGCCGGAATTCTGGTTGCCGGAGCGGCCACGCTCCACGCCGAAGACGGCAAAGAAGAAGGTCGCCGCGGCGGCCCCCGCGGTGAAGATTTCCGCAAGAAAATGATGGAAAAATTCGATGCCGACGGCGACGGCAAACTGAGCGAAGAAGAACGCGCCAAAGCCCACGAAGCCTTCCGCGCCCACATGGGCAAAGATATGGAAGCCCGCCGCGCCGAAATGATGAAAAAGTTTGACACCGACGGCGACGGCAAGCTGAGCGACGACGAAAAAGCCAAAGCCCGCGAAGCCTTCCAGGGACGCATGGGCGACTTCGCCAGTCGCCGCGCCGATGCGATTAAAAAGTTCGACGCCGATGGCGACGGCACGCTGAATGAAGAAGAACGCGGCAAAGCCCGTGAAGCCTTCCACGCCGAAATGCTGAAAAAGTTCGACACCGACGGCAACGGCGAACTGAGCGAAGAAGAACGCTCCAAAGCCCGCGCCAGCTTCGGCCAGCGTGGCGGCGAACGTGGTGGACGGCGCGGCGGTCCCCGCGGCGAGAAGAAAGCCGAATAG
- a CDS encoding BON domain-containing protein has product MPVLATPRRTRILRRHLASLHEPSALPAPAIVEPTSAEVEARLASALQSTGYAPLRKIQIRIDGGEVELRGELPSYFLKQLAQETIMQSPGAPRVRNLVEVVA; this is encoded by the coding sequence ATGCCGGTTCTTGCTACCCCGCGTCGTACCCGGATCCTTCGTCGCCATCTGGCCAGTCTCCATGAACCGTCGGCCCTTCCCGCGCCGGCGATCGTCGAACCGACTTCCGCTGAGGTGGAAGCCCGGCTGGCCAGCGCCCTGCAGTCGACCGGCTATGCTCCGCTGCGGAAGATTCAAATCCGCATCGACGGCGGCGAGGTGGAACTGCGCGGCGAGCTGCCTTCGTACTTCCTGAAGCAGCTGGCCCAGGAAACGATCATGCAGTCGCCCGGCGCTCCCCGCGTGCGGAACCTGGTGGAAGTGGTTGCCTGA
- a CDS encoding sugar phosphate isomerase/epimerase family protein, with amino-acid sequence MSQEPSSPVPPHGAIPGAGSGLGRRELLAWSAGLGAAWMAGKAAPAGAAEPVSKPRRRVWKAPKKYVMKKSINLWAFPYPDEMSLDDCFRLAKDAGYDGIEINFDLEGPFSAESSDDDIRRIGQSARDIGIEISGVCSFLFWPYSMSSNDPKVRARGIELARRMIQAAALLETDNLLVVPGAVYAPWIENFDPVPNDVCDRRARQAVRELLPVAEQAGVSINIENIFLNGFLFSPQEMNAFVDSFQSKFVNVHFDTGNIMEYQFPEHWIPILGKRIKNIHFKEWDKRTHEFNLHTFRTLLDGTTNWPAVIDGLDRIGYGGYLTFEYFHPFQHYPEALIYQSSDALDWMLGRKV; translated from the coding sequence ATGAGCCAAGAGCCCTCCTCTCCCGTTCCTCCCCATGGCGCCATTCCTGGAGCCGGTTCCGGCCTGGGGCGTCGTGAACTGCTGGCCTGGTCCGCCGGCCTGGGAGCCGCCTGGATGGCAGGCAAGGCAGCGCCGGCCGGTGCGGCCGAGCCGGTCTCCAAGCCGCGACGCAGGGTCTGGAAGGCTCCCAAAAAGTACGTGATGAAAAAGTCGATCAACCTGTGGGCCTTCCCTTACCCGGACGAAATGTCGCTCGACGACTGCTTTCGGTTAGCCAAAGACGCCGGCTACGACGGCATTGAGATTAACTTCGATCTGGAAGGACCGTTCTCGGCGGAATCCAGCGACGACGACATCCGCCGCATCGGCCAGTCCGCACGGGATATCGGCATCGAAATCAGCGGCGTCTGCTCCTTCCTGTTCTGGCCGTACTCCATGAGCAGCAACGACCCCAAGGTGCGGGCCCGCGGGATCGAACTGGCCCGTCGCATGATCCAGGCGGCCGCCCTTTTGGAGACCGATAACCTGCTGGTCGTGCCGGGGGCCGTGTACGCGCCGTGGATCGAGAATTTTGATCCGGTCCCCAACGACGTGTGCGACCGCCGGGCCCGCCAGGCCGTGCGGGAATTGCTGCCCGTCGCCGAACAAGCCGGGGTGTCGATCAACATTGAGAATATTTTTCTCAACGGTTTTCTGTTCAGCCCGCAAGAGATGAACGCCTTTGTCGACAGCTTCCAGAGCAAGTTCGTCAACGTTCATTTCGACACCGGGAACATCATGGAGTACCAGTTCCCTGAGCACTGGATTCCGATTCTGGGAAAGCGAATCAAAAACATCCACTTCAAAGAATGGGACAAGCGGACGCACGAATTCAACCTGCACACCTTTCGCACGCTGCTCGACGGCACCACCAACTGGCCGGCCGTCATCGACGGGTTGGATCGCATCGGTTATGGCGGCTATCTGACTTTCGAGTATTTCCATCCGTTCCAGCATTATCCGGAAGCGCTGATTTATCAAAGCTCCGACGCCCTGGACTGGATGCTGGGCCGCAAAGTCTAA